From the genome of Primulina huaijiensis isolate GDHJ02 chromosome 11, ASM1229523v2, whole genome shotgun sequence:
ACATGATACTCATATTCCTGCccatattattgttattatcgtTATCATTACTATTACCTCTGGTTCCATCAGGAAACCCTAATTTTGTATCTGCCCCGTGAACATCATCTGCCGACTTTTTGACAGCGGACGAAGAAGCATCAGAAAGAAGAGAAGGGGTTTCGTAATCTGAAGACAAGGAGCTGTTTTGATCATCATCGCACATGAACCCTTGTATGTAGAAAGTCCAGCTGCTGCTCTCTTCACCGGAATCCGCCATTTTTTCATCTGAAGAAATCTTCATCGTGTttcttcattaattaattgaagaTGCTGAAGTTAGGTATTTGGTGTCTTAATCCAGTTTTGGAGAATTAAACCCTcacattgaaaaaaaatatacatatgtatatatagtgGAGTatacataatatttattatatcagaTATGGGAATCTTGATTAATGGAGGTTGAGGTAGGTATAATTTTGACCAACCGCAACTGAgtttttttagatataaaatagtaaaaatgTATTTGGTTTATTCCACTTTTAAATTTATGCTacatttgatattaaatgtttttttgaaACATCAGATACTTATTATCATTAATNNNNNNNNNNNNNNNNNNatatgctgcacacctactgtgcacacttatgtgagcatcgatgaggtgtcactcacctattggatgcacaatttttctatatttcatcacatccaataggtgaatgacacctcatcggtgctcacataagtgtgcacggtaggcgtgcagcatatatatatatatatatatatgtatgtatgtatgtatgtatgtatgtatatatgtttgTATGTGCGTTTGTTGTGATGGGGTCCGGCATTTTGTGGTGTGAGATTAGAATATTATTGGCTGAGATTTGCCAAATCTTGTTTTCTATCTTCCCTTTCTCTTTCGAACTAGTCTGTAAGGTTTGGAAGAAATTGACATTTGACATAAACATTTCCCATAATAATTGTCCCTTTTATGGGTGAGGATTATACATTGAGTTATAAAGTATAtttgaaataacaaaattatcCTAAACAcgtatttaaaatattttttccaataAAATGTAGAGTACTTAATTTTGTCGTTGTAAATGTATTTTATAACATTATTCGTAACCCTTATTGTAacatataacatttttctttatcGATATAATCCTTTCATAATGTTATTCAAATGAACTTGAGagtaaaaattttaatgtaCATTCATATAAAGTAACCTAAATTATTatgaaaagttaaaaaattcaatttaaaaaGTATGTATCATGTAGTTACGTCACCACATAAATCAGTTTATGGATTGTTTTGAGATTGACACACAATAGGGAAGATTAAAAGTACTCTTCCGATCAAATCAAAcagtattatttaatataatatcttacCAAAATAATTGTAATTTATAAATAGAATAGATGAAGTTCTGACCTTTGAAAACAGATATACGTGACCCAAAGTATCTAtgccaaatatatatttattgactTAAGAACCAAACTAAAGCTTAAGAAACATTTGACATGCCAAATCAACTATTATCTGTTCATGATGTCGAACAATTAGGACAGTGGTTCCTGGTTTTCGTGCagatacaaatatataatcataaatatatagtttcatATATTCAAATAAGGCAAATTTAATAGAGAATTTTCataatctattatatatatatatatataaccttAATTACATCGacattcacacacacacacacacattaatTCGATTAATGTAATTACAATGTATATGGTGTACTGCACATATATTAGTTACCTATCAAAGTTTGGCGGCTTCAAGTGTCAACAACACTCAAAAGGGAACTTGCATACAGTGAAGTTTAGTATGAGATAGCTTCATAACTTCATGCATGCATACATATATTTTTGGCAGAGATTTGGTCATGTGATCAATTTTAATTCTTGATCATGTTATCAGCAAATTCACGATTTTAGTCTATTAACTTGaacttttttgttttgtaatttAGGTCATTTCTCGTTAAGTTTGATGTGACATCTGGCACGTCGGCAACATCTGACGCCATGTTAGTTATTCATGTATAAAATTAAAggactaaaataaaaaaaaatgcaagttAATGAGTGTATTAAAACTCTGAATTGACTGATAACAtgaaacaaaatgaaaaatataaaaatcacatACGAAACAAAAAATGTTATCTCCCCTAAAATTTCCATAggtaatgtgtgtgtgtgtgtgtgggtgtaTATATACAGGGGTTGAGCCACATGCTTGTGTATCGGACTTTAGCCTGGGtgacccaattttttttaaaaaaatttatatataaattttgtataattttgaaataatatgatattaacccggttagatcaatttaaaatattaaaagattttagagtttaaaattctagttcGAGCAGAGCCATACCgctttatatatataagatGTCATATTGTTTAGTACATCAATTTATGATACCTGGCAGCCAATATATATGGTACTAATTATAACATAAGGAGTAAAGtaacaaatgatttttttttaataataaaaaattgtaaatcTGTATATGGTGGGACAAATAAGTTACCCTACAATTAGGGGAGAGCATAGAAATAGATGCAAAATCAGGAAAATTCACCGGCCGACCCTCGTGTTATGATGTTGTGCTTATTTCCATTTCACCTGCGAACTCTTGAAGCCAAAGGACAATAGAACACGACGTATACCGACAACATTGTTGcaacaaattaaatatgaagCCGATTATGATGATTAATTGGGTCTACCTCGTGTATTAATTAACAATTTTAACCATTTAATTtggaaaatttcaaataattttgatagatttataaaaaaaaaaaagcaattagttttagaaaattatttagatttttttaattacgatttaaaatatgagtcaCTTCGACAAAATCACCTGTTGCATCTGACTCAATGCAGCCgtcgataataataataataatattattattatttagatttttttaattacgatttaaaatattattattatcggttttaaaatatataaataattttgactTATTAATATTTAAGAATATCCAGGAGTttctgatatatatatatatataaatatataagaaatatgTTTGACGAATATGTCAGATGCATGCATTTAGTTTTACAAGATGTTGGAATtggattattataattattctaGATGTAtcgtttagttttttttataatatgttGGGATCGGACcagtataatttaattagtataattatatcatatattttaagACTAAACTATATAGCCGGCAATTttagtttattattttaaacGAACGACTacactacttttttttttattttttttaagacgGAATAATTTCGTGAACACAGAGAAAGAAAGTGATGTTAGTAAATTGTGGCACTGCGTGAAAGCGTCAACAATTTGTACGGGAAATTAGGTatatttctttatatatattagtGATTGTGTATGTACGCATTACATGTATATATGATCatactttatattttatactgTTTAATGTGAAATTTGGAATTTGaaattatctttttatttttattgatccTTGTTTCATGTGGGATCTAGgctttttttcttactttttttttccaagttattcgagataattatataaattttttatttaaataattaaaaaatatatattacctactttttttttaataggtTGTCAAATAAATAAGTAGCATAAATGAAGTAATTGCAattttgacatgaaattttGATGTGATTTGTAATGTTAAAACAATTAGTCTAACGTGCTCATCTTTTATAAATAAACTGGTTactatgcacacgcgatgcgtgtgtatattttttattattattatcaatggattaaagtgaaatttgacaaattatggagggactaaattgatatttgaattgttgaaataaaaataaataaaaataaaagagtgtgttgaaattaaaacaaaaaacaaaagaataaatattaatatcatataagagtaaaattggaaaaaaaatttgatatcctCTCTAgatagttattatcatgtcctcacaTTTAATATAAACGTGACTTGGATGACGTCATTTACACAAGTGTGGCTTGAGTAGATTGTTTCGCGACGTGCACATTCCCAGCCATGCGCTGCTCGCACTTTGTGTGCTTGAAATCCTTGCTAATTATTATTGTAACTAAAATTCTACCAATATCTTAATGTAAAAAAACATTCTACCATACAAATACTGAAAACTTGTAGTTTTTCGAAATGGCCTTTCTTTGTTAGTTAGTAAAGGAAATTAGACTCCGCTATCTTCGAATGACAGtgattttttctctcttaaagGTCGTCGTTAGGTCGAGTTAACTTGCGCAAATAATTTTCATCAACCAAAGGTATATAAAAGTATTAAATAAGGCCACCAAGCTGAATAAAGTCAAGTACTTGAgatcattgtaattttttttaataaatatttaatactaT
Proteins encoded in this window:
- the LOC140988828 gene encoding uncharacterized protein translates to MKISSDEKMADSGEESSSWTFYIQGFMCDDDQNSSLSSDYETPSLLSDASSSAVKKSADDVHGADTKLGFPDGTRGNSNDNDNNNNMGRNMSIMCKQNSFKKQKTKVPAAVMDYDLEDTASSPANSPKISYMNEFMDHKEKGKADVSQGKRMIFGKGGALSDHHVEKKSNFTDLKKS